Genomic DNA from Carnobacterium divergens DSM 20623:
AAATTTCACTTCATTGATTTTTTTTACGCCAAATCTCATTTCAATCCGACAATTTTTATAGTGTGTATGACTTTCAATCTCTTCTATATAGATCTCTTCATTTTCAATAAATTCGGTTATTTCCTGAACGGGCTCCACTATTTTTTTCATATCCAACTTCCTCTCAAGGGTTATTTTCATACTATAGCATATGAAATTCAGTTGGTAAATTTAGCAGGTTTTTGGGGAAAGTCAAGAAGTTATTTTGTTATATTTTAGTTTAGACAATTATGCTATACTAAAAATAGATCAGTTTCAACAAAATCTAAACGTATCCACTAAAATCACAAATCGAGTTAAGGAGCGAGTTATTATGAGTCATTTAAATTGGTTTTCCGGAGGTAACGAGCGAGGCAAACAAGCAGAAACTATCATCACTGATTTATTAGATGGCTTAAAAAAAAATACAGGTAACAAAGCGTTACAACAAGTATTAGAGAGTTATCTTGAAGAGCTAGAACAAAAAAATACTTCTGTTCCTTTGATTTTGAGTCGTATGAACTTAGATATTTCTAAAGCAATCACAATTGATGGCGTTCCATTATCTGATTATCAGTCTAAAAAACTAAAAACATTAACTTCCATCTCCAATATTAGGTATGGGTATTAGTAATTTATGTAAATAGATAAAAGCTTCCTTCACTAATAACATTAATTTTTACCTCTTTAGTTTTAGTTGACAGGATAAACTTTACCATCGATCATGGAACTACTTACTGATAAATATGTATTTAAAAAGCGTAAGCAATAGGACGCTAAATCTATGAGTATATTTATGTAAATTGGAACAAAGTATATTCGTTGCTGCCGATGCCCTAATAAAAAATTCTTAAACCTATTTCTAATGTACTGATATAATTAAAATCGAGTCTAATCCAAATTTTTCTAAAATAAAAAAAACTGTTAAAAATATTTTTAACAGTTTTTTTATTTGGTTATCTTCTTCTAAATAACCTTAATATGGAGACGAGGGGAGTCGAACCCCTGTCCAAGCATATCGGCACTTAGACGTCTACGTTCATAGTCATGCTATTAAGGTTTCGCTGAACACTAGCCGCCTGACAGGCATCATGTGTCGCTAGTCTGATCATCTCTTCAAAACCTTACAGACGGAAAAGTTTTGCGTATCCCACTTATTATAGGACCCTTACCCGAGCACATGGGCGATGCCGGGAGGATCTACGTCAACTGTTTTTAGGCAGCTAGAGCGTAAGAGTTATTATTGTTTTTAGCAGTTATATTTAACTGTAACGTTTTTACGTAGTCGTAACCTACGAAACGCAATCCAAGCTCGACCTACACCTGTCGAATCCGTAACGCCCCCTAGTAAAATTGAAAATTGCTTTCAATGAACATCGGGTTAAAGCGACGCGGGAGAATAACTTATAAACTAAGTCTTCTTTTGAACTCTCTTTTTTTATTTTAACATGAAAATGAAGAAAACAAAAGGGCTGTGCTTGAATTTCACAGACCCTCTCCGCTTTTATATTAAATCATATTTCTTAAGCCCTGTAATAATGCCACCCTCAACGTTACTCGTCGTAACAAATTCCGCGACATTTTTTAAATCGGATATCGCATTGCCCATCGCAATCGGATGCTTTACAGCGCCAAACATTTCCAAATCATTGCGTCCGTCTCCAAAAGCAAATGTTGGAATATTCTGGAAGTTTAATCGCTCTATCAACGCTTCAATCCCTTTTGCTTTTGACCCACCTTTCACAATCGTATCCATACTAAAGGGCGAATTGCGAATAAAGAAAAGTTCTGGAAACTCACGATGGTAATACTCATCCCCCGCTTCAGCTAGCACAAGAGCCATATGAATATCTTCTCGATGATAAATCGATTCGTCAATTTGTGGAATTGGACTGTGAATCATATTGTACGCTTTTTCTAGTAATTCGTTGTGTCTCGTACAACGAATTAAACGATTTGAATAAAACGACAAGCCTTCATTTCGTTCATTCGTTGCTTCTTTTAAACGATCTAAGACTGCTGTTTCTAAAACAGACGCATAGACCTCTTCTCCATCAAAAGTCACGTGTTGCCCATTCATGGATACGATTGAATTAATTCCAGTCATTTCCATAATTTCATCAACTTCAATATTCGTACGCCCCGTTGCTATAATAGGCATACTGCCATTTTCACGTAATTGATGAATCGCGCTTGCCACTTCTGGATTTACTTGTGAATGTTGGTTTAAAAGTGTTCCATCTAAATCAAAAAATACTAATGCATTAGGTTCCAAATTAAAAGCTCCCTTGTAATCAATTTTCTTATCTAAAGTGACTGGTATCGTTAAAGCTTTCCAAATGAAATTGTCCATTTTGATAATTCACCACAGAAATGCTAGCATTATCTAAAGAAGTTGGAACATCTAATTCTGGAACAATTCCATTCAACATATTCCGAATCGTATTGCCATGAGAAACAACAAGCACATGATCTCCAGTATCACGATGCTTATCAATTAGTTTAAGCAAGCCTTTTTCTACACGTAACCAAAAAGTTAAGAAATCCTCAGCATCGTGTCTTGGATCTGCTTTTTTCGTTCCATCCATGCGATCCGCAAGTGTTGCTTTTTCACGCATTTCATGGGCAGTTTTGTACCCTAATTCGTGAGCAATGGTTTCCCATGATTCCGCAATATCTAATCCTTCAAAACTACCGTAAAAAGCTTCTCTAAATTCGGCCATTTCTGTAATTGGTAATTTTCTTGAATGATAATTCTCTTCTAAAAAAATTTCGGTTGTTTCTTTCGTTCGACTTAAATCACTGCAGTAAGCAGCAGAAAATTTCACTTCTGACAACCCTCTGGCACTTTGTCTAACTTCAAATATACCATCTCTAGTTAACGGCGTATCTGAC
This window encodes:
- a CDS encoding bacteriocin immunity protein translates to MSHLNWFSGGNERGKQAETIITDLLDGLKKNTGNKALQQVLESYLEELEQKNTSVPLILSRMNLDISKAITIDGVPLSDYQSKKLKTLTSISNIRYGY
- a CDS encoding Cof-type HAD-IIB family hydrolase, which produces MDNFIWKALTIPVTLDKKIDYKGAFNLEPNALVFFDLDGTLLNQHSQVNPEVASAIHQLRENGSMPIIATGRTNIEVDEIMEMTGINSIVSMNGQHVTFDGEEVYASVLETAVLDRLKEATNERNEGLSFYSNRLIRCTRHNELLEKAYNMIHSPIPQIDESIYHREDIHMALVLAEAGDEYYHREFPELFFIRNSPFSMDTIVKGGSKAKGIEALIERLNFQNIPTFAFGDGRNDLEMFGAVKHPIAMGNAISDLKNVAEFVTTSNVEGGIITGLKKYDLI
- a CDS encoding histidine phosphatase family protein is translated as MAKGCTFYFVRHGRTFFNEYMRMQGWSDTPLTRDGIFEVRQSARGLSEVKFSAAYCSDLSRTKETTEIFLEENYHSRKLPITEMAEFREAFYGSFEGLDIAESWETIAHELGYKTAHEMREKATLADRMDGTKKADPRHDAEDFLTFWLRVEKGLLKLIDKHRDTGDHVLVVSHGNTIRNMLNGIVPELDVPTSLDNASISVVNYQNGQFHLESFNDTSHFR